The Gordonia sp. KTR9 genome contains a region encoding:
- a CDS encoding amidohydrolase family protein produces MDAHSAGAADPSAAPAFCDVTVYTAGRWRPHCDIHVAGGIVTSIDPTTRPGGETGGFVIPGFVNTHTHLQQTLMRGVAECTPLLEWLLAVGEESVAITPERAYLAAVSACLELLRSGTTTVVEHMWPHPSGEVHDAVVRALRDTGIRAVLGRGVADRADPTRKWGFEPRLMQPLGDVLEHIDHLRNEVAGSRISMALAVPNPRSVTDAGMRTIREFAQDRGMPVSIHLLETGTDEQMCLQHTGFGAVDHLDRNGFLWNRVLAVHCVELDDAGQRTLAARDVAVSHNPLSNMRLGSGVAPVPAMLDRGLAVGLGVDGAASNDTQDMLATLRTAAYLQRAVHRRADLLGFAEMLDIACGGANSALGLPAVVGGVTVGAPADLTLVRFDRDYATLPVRDPGASLLTTGSRSIVDTVMVGGEVLVEDGRNTRVDEAEFTKQLAALDV; encoded by the coding sequence ATGGACGCACACTCCGCCGGGGCCGCCGATCCGTCGGCGGCCCCGGCCTTCTGCGACGTCACGGTGTACACCGCGGGTCGATGGCGGCCACACTGCGACATCCACGTCGCCGGCGGAATCGTCACATCGATCGACCCGACCACCCGTCCCGGCGGGGAGACCGGCGGATTCGTGATCCCCGGGTTCGTCAACACCCACACCCATCTCCAGCAGACCCTCATGCGCGGTGTCGCCGAATGCACGCCGCTGCTCGAATGGTTGCTGGCCGTCGGCGAGGAGTCGGTGGCGATCACACCCGAGCGTGCCTACCTCGCCGCGGTGTCGGCGTGCCTCGAGCTGCTGCGGTCGGGCACGACCACCGTCGTCGAACACATGTGGCCCCACCCGTCCGGCGAGGTCCATGACGCCGTCGTCCGGGCGTTGCGCGACACCGGAATCCGCGCAGTACTCGGTCGTGGGGTCGCGGACCGGGCCGACCCGACCCGCAAGTGGGGGTTCGAGCCCCGGCTCATGCAGCCGCTCGGCGACGTACTCGAGCACATCGATCACCTCCGGAACGAGGTGGCCGGGTCGCGGATCTCGATGGCCCTGGCGGTACCCAATCCGCGCTCGGTCACCGACGCCGGGATGCGGACGATCCGCGAGTTCGCCCAGGACCGCGGAATGCCGGTGTCCATCCACCTCCTCGAGACCGGCACCGACGAGCAGATGTGCCTGCAACACACCGGGTTCGGCGCCGTCGACCATCTCGACCGCAACGGCTTCCTGTGGAACCGGGTCCTCGCCGTCCACTGTGTCGAGCTCGACGACGCCGGCCAGCGCACCCTGGCCGCCCGGGACGTGGCCGTGTCGCACAACCCGTTGTCGAACATGCGTCTCGGTAGCGGGGTGGCCCCGGTACCGGCGATGCTGGACCGCGGGCTAGCCGTCGGCCTGGGTGTGGACGGTGCCGCCAGCAATGACACCCAGGACATGCTGGCGACGTTGCGCACCGCCGCGTATCTCCAACGCGCCGTCCATCGGCGCGCCGACCTGCTCGGCTTCGCCGAGATGCTCGACATCGCCTGCGGTGGAGCGAACTCCGCGCTCGGTCTGCCTGCGGTCGTCGGCGGGGTCACGGTCGGGGCACCCGCGGACCTCACGCTGGTGCGCTTCGACCGCGATTACGCCACCCTCCCCGTCCGCGACCCCGGCGCATCGCTGCTCACCACCGGGTCGCGGTCCATCGTCGACACGGTGATGGTCGGCGGCGAGGTCCTCGTCGAGGACGGCCGGAACACCCGGGTCGACGAGGCGGAGTTCACCAAACAGCTCGCCGCGCTGGACGTCTGA
- a CDS encoding MazG family protein — protein MTVVLLDPARPDLIPIRARGVLAGPVKVTEDVPAAMLWEFDQVEPVFDDTVEESESVLVSTDPDHPLVRARVDRGEEVIAAQAVAGTALLESVALMDTLRRNGPWESTQTHHSLRRYLLEEVYEVLDAIEAGDPVELREELGDLLLQVLFHARIAADDPDAPFDIDDVARSFTAKVSGRTPGVLSGAHSDLQTQIREWEERKAAEKRRGSVLDGVATTQPALALLQKVLERLTAAQYPVETIPADILTVTVTAGDDSVEAQARERALALMSDVRAAEKRAVEQGVSLDSPEAWAAVLDDNSA, from the coding sequence ATGACGGTGGTGCTGCTGGACCCGGCACGGCCCGACCTGATCCCCATCCGCGCACGCGGCGTGCTCGCCGGGCCGGTCAAAGTCACCGAGGACGTTCCCGCGGCGATGCTCTGGGAATTCGATCAGGTCGAGCCCGTCTTCGACGACACGGTCGAGGAATCCGAGTCGGTGCTCGTCAGCACCGATCCCGACCATCCACTCGTGCGCGCGCGTGTGGACCGCGGTGAGGAGGTGATCGCCGCGCAGGCCGTCGCGGGAACCGCGCTCCTGGAGTCCGTGGCGCTCATGGACACGTTGCGCCGGAACGGGCCGTGGGAGAGCACCCAGACGCACCACTCGCTGCGCCGTTACCTGCTCGAAGAGGTGTACGAGGTCCTCGACGCCATCGAGGCCGGTGATCCGGTCGAGCTCCGCGAAGAGCTCGGAGACCTCCTGTTGCAGGTGCTGTTCCACGCGCGGATCGCCGCCGACGATCCCGACGCACCGTTCGACATCGACGACGTCGCTCGCAGTTTCACCGCGAAGGTCTCCGGCCGTACCCCCGGGGTGCTGTCCGGGGCTCACTCGGATCTGCAGACGCAGATCCGGGAGTGGGAGGAACGCAAGGCGGCCGAGAAGCGACGCGGCTCGGTGCTCGACGGTGTGGCGACCACTCAGCCCGCCCTGGCCCTCCTGCAGAAAGTGCTCGAACGTCTCACCGCCGCACAGTATCCCGTCGAGACGATCCCGGCGGACATCCTCACCGTGACGGTCACGGCGGGCGACGACAGTGTCGAGGCGCAGGCACGGGAGCGGGCGCTTGCGTTGATGTCCGACGTCCGGGCGGCCGAGAAGCGCGCGGTCGAGCAAGGCGTGAGTCTCGACTCGCCCGAAGCGTGGGCGGCTGTCCTCGACGACAACTCGGCCTGA
- a CDS encoding GNAT family N-acetyltransferase codes for MSERASEAPSTPIRVTDATIDDCAAVADIYAHYVQNTVATFDYLVPSLSQWHAKHAAITAAGRPFVVARAVDDGVERVVGYAYLGTFRTMPAYDLSTEDSIYVRPGQAGRGIGTALMSALLDRANPDNVRHIVAVIAATGGEGSIALHRRFGFDEVGRLRAIGHKADQWIDCVYMQKDLWTRDDAPC; via the coding sequence ATGAGCGAGCGCGCATCCGAGGCACCGTCGACCCCGATCCGGGTGACCGACGCGACGATCGACGACTGCGCGGCCGTCGCGGACATCTACGCCCACTACGTGCAGAACACCGTCGCGACCTTCGACTATCTGGTCCCGTCCCTGTCGCAATGGCACGCCAAGCACGCCGCGATCACGGCCGCGGGCCGGCCGTTCGTGGTGGCCCGCGCCGTCGACGACGGTGTCGAGCGGGTCGTCGGCTACGCCTACCTCGGGACGTTCCGGACGATGCCGGCCTACGACCTGTCGACCGAGGACTCGATCTACGTCCGGCCCGGTCAGGCCGGGCGCGGGATCGGTACGGCTCTGATGTCGGCGCTGCTCGATCGCGCGAATCCGGACAACGTCCGCCACATCGTCGCGGTGATCGCCGCGACGGGCGGTGAGGGATCGATCGCATTGCACCGTCGGTTCGGGTTCGACGAGGTGGGTCGCCTGCGCGCCATCGGACACAAGGCCGACCAGTGGATCGATTGTGTCTACATGCAGAAGGATCTCTGGACGCGCGACGACGCTCCCTGCTGA
- a CDS encoding isopenicillin N synthase family dioxygenase produces the protein MTETTPMHAPSDLENMADMAELDRERRMGGLGTETTAREIRRISLADLDSRRDEIADQLWSAATDIGFFQVVDHGIDLAAVDHAFDMSARFFALPREVKAQYPLKKGQNAGWEYRTQVRPSIGTPDQKESYQFTRPRMEGLWPSEDELAGFRATIEDFEHRCWSLAMTLLSCFAERLGLERDFFTRAHDPSSDTYQSTLRLLHYYAFPDELIDTENSWRAGAHTDFDALTLLFQRSGQGGLQVLPGAEAEGQAWTSVEPSDDAITCNIGDMLMRWSDDRLPSNFHRVRAPRRGEYTGPRYTLAYFAQANSDVLIESAGGTYPPITAADYLAQRIAANFAK, from the coding sequence ATGACCGAGACCACCCCCATGCACGCACCATCCGACCTGGAGAACATGGCCGACATGGCCGAGCTCGATCGCGAACGCCGGATGGGCGGGCTGGGAACCGAGACCACCGCCCGCGAGATCCGACGCATCAGCCTCGCCGACCTGGACAGCCGCCGGGACGAGATCGCCGACCAACTCTGGTCGGCCGCAACCGACATCGGATTCTTCCAGGTCGTCGACCACGGCATCGACCTGGCCGCGGTGGACCACGCGTTCGACATGTCCGCCCGGTTCTTCGCACTCCCCCGCGAGGTCAAGGCGCAGTATCCGCTCAAGAAGGGACAGAACGCCGGCTGGGAGTATCGCACCCAGGTCCGCCCGTCGATCGGGACCCCGGACCAGAAAGAGTCCTATCAGTTCACCCGCCCCCGCATGGAGGGCCTGTGGCCGAGTGAGGACGAGCTGGCCGGGTTCCGCGCCACCATCGAAGATTTCGAGCACCGGTGCTGGTCGCTGGCGATGACACTGCTCAGCTGCTTCGCCGAGCGCCTCGGTCTCGAGCGGGACTTCTTCACCCGGGCGCACGACCCCTCGTCGGACACCTACCAGAGCACCCTGCGGCTGCTGCACTACTACGCCTTCCCCGACGAGCTGATCGACACCGAGAACAGCTGGCGCGCAGGCGCACACACCGATTTCGATGCCCTCACCCTGCTGTTCCAGCGGTCCGGCCAGGGAGGTCTCCAGGTGTTGCCGGGGGCGGAGGCCGAGGGCCAGGCCTGGACGTCGGTCGAACCGTCCGACGACGCCATCACCTGCAACATCGGCGACATGCTGATGCGCTGGTCCGACGACCGGCTGCCGTCGAACTTCCATCGGGTCCGGGCTCCGCGGCGGGGCGAGTACACGGGTCCGCGCTACACGCTCGCGTACTTCGCACAGGCGAACTCCGACGTGCTGATCGAGAGCGCCGGTGGCACCTATCCCCCGATCACCGCTGCCGACTATCTCGCCCAGCGCATCGCCGCGAACTTCGCGAAGTGA
- the mfd gene encoding transcription-repair coupling factor has product MSTPSALSGLAALACADKSFREVHAHRNERRLDITAPDAARPFLVSCLVAGADAPLLVVSANGREADDLTAELAELLDDADAVAQFPSWETLPHERLSPSADTVGQRLAVLHRLANPGDTPLRVVVTTVRSLVQPMAPGLGDVATVTLREGIEVDFDALLSQLVEMAYERVDMVGRRGEFAVRGGILDVFPTTADHPVRVEFWGDEITEMRAFSVADQRSQPEVETTEVRIHPGRELLLTDKVRARAGDLAASNADDPTLAEMLGKLAEGIPVEGMEALIPALVDGDMQLLTEVIPDGTRVLVLDPEKVRTRASDLSKTGAEFLEASWTAAAMGAGAPIDGRSSASLGIDLQASAYRPLDEVLTTTLDAGCPWWTLSPLSTGSGDELELDLAPGPAPRGDDREIAAMFAQLRAHVADGKPAAIVVAGKGTAQRVGERLSDAEVPHVIAEPGHRPQAGEVTVFCAPLRAGIVCPDAGLVVVAEADLTGSRVANVRDGRRLPAKRRNQVDPLALTAGDLVVHDQHGIGKFVEMIERTVSGARREYLVLEYASSKRGQPADRLYVPMDALDQLSRYVGGEQPSLSKLGGSDWQNTKRKARKAVREIAGELVQLYAARHAAPGHAFGPDTPWQQEMEDAFDFTETVDQLTVIAEVKADMERPVPMDRVVVGDVGYGKTEIAVRAAFKAVQDGKQVAVLVPTTILAQQHLQTFTERMSGFPVRVRGLSRFTDPKESREITQAMSKGEVDVVIGTHRLLQTGIVWKDLGLVIVDEEQRFGVEHKEHIKSLRTHVDVLTMSATPIPRTLEMSMAGIREMSTILTPPEERHPVLTYVGAYAPKQVAAAIRRELLRDGQVFYVHNRVSTIDKTARDIAAMVPEARVVVAHGQMNEDQLERTVSGFWNREYDVLVCTTIIETGLDISNANTLIVDRAENLGLSQLHQLRGRVGRSRERGYAYLLYSPDRPLTETAYDRLATIAQNNELGAGMAVALKDLELRGAGNVLGAEQSGHVAGVGFDLYVRLVGEAVEAYRAAADGKPVESRETGEVRIDLPVDAHIPVEYVDSDRLRLEAYRKLASATDDAAVDSVLVELNDRYGPPPVETTRLASIARLRLRCRERGISEIGLAGQGLKISPLSLLDSEQVRLRRLYSSATYRATTSVVTLPIPRTGGVGSARLRDDELIEFVTTFLTQLRPEPVGESV; this is encoded by the coding sequence GTGTCGACGCCGTCTGCTCTGTCCGGTCTGGCCGCGCTCGCGTGTGCGGACAAGTCCTTCCGCGAGGTGCACGCGCACCGGAACGAGCGCCGGCTGGACATCACCGCGCCCGATGCAGCGCGGCCCTTCCTCGTCTCGTGCCTGGTGGCCGGCGCCGATGCCCCGCTCCTCGTCGTGTCGGCCAACGGCCGGGAGGCCGACGATCTGACCGCCGAACTCGCCGAGCTCCTCGACGACGCCGACGCCGTCGCTCAGTTCCCGTCGTGGGAGACGCTGCCGCATGAGCGGCTCTCGCCGAGCGCGGACACCGTGGGCCAGCGACTCGCCGTACTGCACCGGCTCGCCAACCCCGGTGACACTCCGTTGCGGGTCGTCGTGACCACCGTTCGCTCGCTCGTCCAGCCGATGGCCCCCGGACTCGGCGACGTCGCGACCGTGACCCTGCGCGAAGGCATCGAGGTCGACTTCGACGCTCTGCTGTCCCAACTCGTCGAGATGGCCTATGAGCGCGTCGACATGGTCGGCCGCCGCGGCGAGTTCGCGGTGCGCGGCGGCATTCTCGACGTGTTCCCGACCACCGCCGACCATCCTGTGCGAGTGGAGTTCTGGGGCGACGAGATCACCGAGATGCGTGCCTTCTCGGTCGCCGACCAGCGCAGCCAGCCCGAGGTCGAGACCACTGAGGTGCGGATCCACCCGGGCCGCGAACTCCTGCTGACCGACAAGGTCCGTGCACGCGCCGGCGACCTGGCGGCGAGCAACGCCGACGACCCGACCCTCGCCGAGATGCTCGGCAAACTGGCCGAGGGCATCCCGGTCGAGGGGATGGAGGCGCTGATCCCCGCGCTCGTCGACGGCGACATGCAGTTGCTGACCGAGGTGATCCCGGACGGCACCCGGGTCCTCGTCCTCGACCCGGAGAAGGTGCGGACACGGGCGTCGGACCTGTCGAAGACGGGTGCGGAGTTCCTCGAGGCATCGTGGACCGCCGCCGCCATGGGTGCGGGAGCGCCGATCGACGGACGGTCCTCGGCGAGCCTCGGCATCGATCTGCAGGCCAGCGCGTACAGGCCGTTGGACGAGGTGCTGACGACGACGCTCGACGCCGGGTGTCCCTGGTGGACGCTGAGTCCACTCTCGACCGGCAGCGGTGACGAACTCGAACTCGATCTGGCTCCCGGTCCCGCGCCTCGGGGCGACGACCGTGAGATCGCCGCGATGTTCGCGCAGTTGCGCGCGCACGTCGCCGACGGCAAGCCGGCGGCGATCGTGGTGGCGGGCAAGGGTACCGCGCAACGCGTCGGTGAGCGCCTGTCCGACGCCGAGGTGCCGCATGTGATCGCCGAACCCGGGCACCGTCCGCAGGCCGGCGAGGTCACCGTGTTCTGCGCGCCGCTGCGCGCCGGGATCGTCTGTCCCGATGCAGGACTCGTGGTCGTGGCCGAGGCCGACCTCACCGGCTCCCGGGTCGCCAACGTCCGGGACGGTCGCCGACTGCCGGCCAAGCGGCGCAACCAGGTCGATCCGCTGGCGCTGACCGCGGGTGACCTGGTCGTGCACGACCAGCACGGCATCGGGAAGTTCGTCGAGATGATCGAACGGACCGTCTCCGGTGCCCGGCGCGAGTACCTCGTGCTGGAGTACGCCTCGAGCAAGCGCGGTCAGCCGGCCGATCGGTTGTACGTCCCGATGGACGCACTCGACCAGCTCTCGCGCTATGTCGGCGGCGAGCAGCCGTCGCTGTCGAAACTCGGCGGCTCGGACTGGCAGAACACCAAGCGCAAGGCGCGCAAGGCCGTTCGCGAGATCGCCGGCGAACTCGTCCAACTCTATGCCGCCCGTCACGCCGCGCCGGGACACGCCTTCGGGCCCGACACGCCGTGGCAGCAGGAGATGGAGGACGCCTTCGACTTCACCGAGACCGTCGACCAGCTCACGGTGATCGCCGAGGTCAAGGCCGACATGGAGCGTCCCGTTCCGATGGACCGCGTCGTCGTCGGCGACGTCGGCTACGGCAAGACCGAGATCGCGGTCCGCGCCGCGTTCAAGGCCGTGCAGGACGGCAAGCAGGTCGCCGTCCTCGTCCCGACGACGATTCTCGCGCAACAACATCTGCAGACCTTCACCGAGCGGATGAGTGGTTTCCCGGTGCGGGTGCGCGGCCTGTCGCGGTTCACCGACCCCAAGGAATCCCGCGAGATCACCCAGGCGATGTCGAAGGGCGAGGTCGACGTCGTCATCGGCACCCACCGTCTGCTGCAGACCGGGATCGTCTGGAAGGACCTCGGACTGGTCATCGTCGACGAGGAGCAGCGGTTCGGTGTCGAGCACAAGGAACACATCAAGTCGCTGCGCACCCACGTCGACGTGCTCACGATGTCGGCGACCCCGATCCCGCGCACACTCGAGATGTCGATGGCCGGCATCCGGGAGATGTCGACGATCCTCACCCCGCCCGAGGAACGGCATCCGGTCCTGACCTACGTCGGCGCCTATGCGCCGAAACAGGTCGCGGCCGCCATCCGCCGCGAACTGCTGCGCGACGGTCAGGTGTTCTATGTGCACAACCGGGTCTCGACCATCGACAAGACGGCCAGGGACATCGCCGCAATGGTCCCGGAGGCGAGAGTCGTGGTCGCGCACGGTCAGATGAACGAGGACCAGCTCGAGCGCACGGTGTCGGGGTTCTGGAATCGCGAATACGACGTGCTGGTCTGTACGACGATCATCGAGACGGGCCTGGACATCTCGAACGCCAACACCCTGATCGTGGACCGCGCCGAGAACCTCGGCCTCTCGCAACTGCACCAGCTGCGTGGACGCGTCGGCCGCAGTCGCGAGCGCGGATACGCCTATCTGCTCTACAGCCCCGACCGACCGCTGACCGAGACCGCCTACGACCGGCTCGCGACGATCGCGCAGAACAACGAGCTCGGCGCGGGAATGGCGGTGGCGCTGAAGGATCTCGAGCTGCGCGGCGCCGGAAACGTGCTGGGCGCCGAACAGTCCGGGCATGTCGCGGGCGTGGGGTTCGATCTCTACGTCCGTCTGGTCGGCGAGGCGGTGGAGGCGTATCGCGCTGCCGCGGACGGGAAACCGGTCGAATCGCGGGAGACGGGTGAGGTACGCATCGATCTTCCCGTCGACGCACACATCCCGGTCGAGTACGTCGACTCCGATCGCCTGCGCCTCGAGGCGTACCGCAAGCTCGCGTCGGCGACCGACGACGCCGCGGTCGATTCGGTCCTCGTCGAACTCAACGACCGGTACGGTCCGCCACCGGTGGAGACCACGCGCCTCGCGTCCATCGCCCGGTTGCGGTTGCGGTGCCGGGAGCGTGGGATCAGCGAGATCGGCCTGGCCGGTCAGGGTCTGAAGATCTCGCCGCTGTCACTCCTCGACAGCGAGCAGGTCCGTCTGCGCCGGCTGTACTCCTCGGCAACCTACCGGGCCACCACATCGGTGGTCACGCTGCCGATCCCGCGCACCGGGGGCGTCGGGTCGGCGCGTCTGCGCGACGACGAGCTGATCGAGTTCGTCACGACGTTCCTCACCCAACTCAGGCCGGAGCCGGTCGGTGAGAGCGTCTGA